In Mytilus trossulus isolate FHL-02 chromosome 14, PNRI_Mtr1.1.1.hap1, whole genome shotgun sequence, a genomic segment contains:
- the LOC134697325 gene encoding type-2 ice-structuring protein-like, protein MEYLGGISIESLKNTYQVEANVGLAFNITLLQCFMLCLRTNTCLTLFFKNVNEQCILHSKTFHCKSPTGIEIGWEVYQIADLTGRCPSNFLYYRPLDLCYRIEDGTHMNMQDPAIDIVSKCYAKGSELIRVDSAEKQAYMEHALAGLLDTAYVCVQGSNYVTPGVWTYDDGTPFGYTNWEAGQPNGGIQPRNLGIDVSATDLLWHDYPTSESKTCSYVCEIR, encoded by the exons ATGGAATATCTAGGTGGAATAAGTATCGAAAGTCTGAAAAACACCTACCAAGTCGAGGCTAATGTAGGTCTTGCATTTAACATTACTTTATTACAATGTTTTATGTTATGTCTACGGACAAACACGTGTCttacattatttttcaaaaatgttaatGAACAGTGTATTCTTCATTCAAAGACATTTCATTGTAAGTCCCCGACTGGAATAGAAATAGGATGGGAGGTGTATCAAATTGCTGATT TAACTGGAAGGTGTCCGTCAAACTTTTTATACTACAGACCATTAGATCTGTGCTACAGAATTGAAGACGGAACACATATGAACATGCAAGATCCAGCTATAGATATCGTGAGCAAGTGCTATGCCAAAGGATCTGAACTGATCCGTGTAGACTCAGCTGAGAAACAAGCCTATATGGAACACGCTCtgg CTGGTTTACTTGACACGGCGTATGTGTGTGTGCAAGGAAGCAATTATGTCACACCTGGTGTTTGGACATACGATGATGGAACACCCTTTGGGTACACAAACTGGGAGGCTGGACAACCAAATGGTGGAATCCAACCTAGAAATCTTGGTATAGATGTCAGTGCAACAGATTTACTGTGGCATGACTACCCTACCTCTGAATCGAAAACGTGTAGTTATGTATGTGAAATAAGATAA